A region from the Oncorhynchus clarkii lewisi isolate Uvic-CL-2024 chromosome 8, UVic_Ocla_1.0, whole genome shotgun sequence genome encodes:
- the LOC139414989 gene encoding dual specificity protein phosphatase 10-like — MPPSPLDDRIVVALPRPIRPQELRLRLDTSYLDTSYLDTSYLDTTVTSPVSKTTVISTTVVKIRATNLTYMPSSNGSTRSLSCGCTSASCCSVTTYEKDSQHNQRQQQSHVSQVSASSPNLSYAGPASSNPIVTGMGMIHHEAFSDPSLTSGPTKALGSTVRVIHPNELAKRMARCPMGHPVGPVPVIIDCRPFMDYNKSHIQGAVHINCSDKISRRRLQQGKITVLDLLSCRESSGKDSFKGIFSKEIVVYDESTMDPQRVTSSQPLHVVLDSLKREGKDPIVLKGGLSCFRQNHQNLCDHSLHLHESLDAGIGVSGASGHTGALPHSMSLPSTPDIEDAELTPILPFLYLGNEHDAQDAHRLQRYNIGFVLNVTTHLPLYHYDTGLFSYKRLPATDSNKQNLRQYFEEAFEFIEEARQADMGLLIHCQAGVSRSATIVIAYLMKHTWMTMTDAYKFVKTRRPIISPNLNFMGQLLEFEEDLNNGITPRILMPKLIGVETMV, encoded by the exons ATGCCTCCATCTCCCCTTGACGACAGAATTGTGGTGGCGCTGCCAAGGCCGATCCGACCTCAGGAACTCCGACTGCGCCTGGACACCAGCTACCTGGACACCAGCTACCTGGACACCAGCTACCTGGACACTACTGTCACCAGCCCTGTCAGCAAGACAACCGTCATCAGCACAACGGTGGTGAAGATCCGGGCGACCAACCTCACTTATATGCCCTCATCTAACGGCTCCACGCGCTCCCTGTCGTGTGGATGCACCAGTGCCAGCTGCTGCTCGGTCACCACCTACGAGAAGGACAGCCAGCACAACCAGCGCCAGCAGCAGAGCCACGTCAGCCAGGTGAGCGCCAGCAGCCCCAACCTCAGCTATGCTGGACCCGCCTCCTCCAACCCCATAGTCACGGGCATGGGCATGATACACCATGAGGCCTTCAGCGACCCTAGTCTCACCTCTGGCCCAACCAAGGCTCTAGGGTCCACTGTCCGGGTCATCCACCCCAATGAGCTGGCCAAGCGGATGGCCAGGTGCCCCATGGGCCACCCGGTCGGGCCGGTGCCGGTCATCATCGACTGCCGGCCCTTCATGGACTACAACAAGAGCCACATCCAGGGTGCAGTGCACATCAACTGTTCGGACAAGATCAGCCGGCGACGGCTGCAGCAGGGCAAGATCACTGTGCTGGACCTGCTCTCGTGCCGTGAGTCCTCCGGCAAGGACTCCTTTAAGGGCATCTTCTCCAAAGAGATTGTGGTGTACGACGAGAGTACAATGGATCCCCAGAGGGTGACCTCCTCACAGCCCCTTCATGTGGTCCTGGATTCGctgaagagggagggaaaggaccCCATTGTTCTCAAAG GGGGCCTCAGCTGCTTCAGACAGAACCACCAGAACCTGTGTGAccactccctccacctccacgAGAGCCTGGACGCCGGCATAGGCGTCAGCGGGGCCTCCGGCCACACGGGTGCACTACCTCACTCCATGTCCCTGCCCTCCACGCCGGACATCGAGGATGCCGAGCTGACTCCCATCCTGCCCTTCCTGTACCTGGGCAACGAGCACGACGCGCAGGACGCCCACAGGCTACAGCGCTACAACATCGGCTTTGTGCTCAACGTCACCACCCACCTGCCGCTCTACCACTATGACACAGGCCTGTTCAGCTACAAGCGGCTGCCAGCCACCGACAGCAACAAGCAGAACTTGAGGCAGTACTTTGAGGAGGCGTTTGAATTCATTG agGAAGCACGGCAAGCGGATATGGGCCTCTTGATCCACTGCCAGGCAGGCGTGTCTCGCTCGGCCACCATCGTCATTGCCTACCTGATGAAGCACACCTGGATGACCATGACTGACGCTTACAAGTTTGTCAAGACCCGGCGGCCCATCATCTCCCCCAACCTCAACTTCATGGGCCAACTGCTGGAGTTCGAGGAGGACCTGAACAACGGCATCACACCACGCATCCTCATGCCAAAGCTCATCGGTGTGGAGACCATGGTTTAG